One region of Gossypium raimondii isolate GPD5lz chromosome 6, ASM2569854v1, whole genome shotgun sequence genomic DNA includes:
- the LOC105773024 gene encoding ubiquitin-like domain-containing protein CIP73 isoform X1: MGSTSAHKVPSDTEMEGSEATIEIKIKTLDSQTYTLRVDKQMPVPALKEQIASVTGVLSEQQRLICRGKVLKDDQLLSAYHVEDGHTLHLVVRQPVPPSSDGSPYHSANDPASGTSRGHSNHAPSFVIETFNVPDQGDGVPPEISRQIVSAVLGSFGFANMASGNTGSDARDHGSQRQERTSGGSGMPDSSQAQTELASMTSQSDRAHSAFGLPAAVSLGSMQPPVIPDSLATLSQYLSHIRNEFDALGRAGGNDSQTAPMSRTGSRDSNSASNSGTVHEGLPTPASLAEVLLSTRQMLIEQAGESVQQLARQLEDQVNVTDPSARLIAQTNALRTGALLHNLGSLLLELGRTTMTLRLGQTPSEAVVNAGPAVFISPSGPNPLMVQALPFQPGTSFGAIPVGTVQPGSGLVNGLGTGFVPRRIDIQIRRGSSMATPNTREEHPPNQSGQSNQSMVSDSENRSSQTTSRVSDTPSFAGESGVRVVPIRTMVAAVPAPLGRLPSESSGNSVGVYYPLLGRLQNIAPGHVSGERGPQASGEHPSSGAQPELLRIPESAVQHQSSEESARDGSLPNANSRQQERPNTRSVNISILAAGRTENNQDSERQSPSNVLQFLRTIFPGGEIQVEEASSQGTARDSVRGQAEASNVAPAAETSITNQGVFLSNLLHQIMPYISQHAGSQRSTPEEATTSAPADLSSTGNSRRPNDTEQNPPNSKRQKTE, translated from the exons ATGGGAAGCACCAGTGCTCATAAAGTCCCCAGTGATACAGAAATGGAAGGTTCTGAGGCCAcgatagaaattaaaataaaaacattggACTCTCAGACTTATACTTTGAGAGTGGATAAACAG ATGCCAGTTCCTGCACTAAAAGAACAGATTGCTTCTGTAACTGGTGTGTTGTCAGAGCAACAACGGCTAATCTGTCGTGGAAAAGTTCTAAAAGATGATCAGCTCCTTTCTGCATATC ATGTCGAGGATGGTCACACCTTGCACCTGGTGGTCAGGCAGCCAGTTCCACCATCATCTGATGGCTCACCATATCATTCAG CAAATGATCCTGCGTCAGGTACAAGTCGTGGTCATAGTAATCATGCCCCAAGTTTTGTCATAGAGACTTTTAATGTGCCTGATCAAGGGGATGGGGTTCCTCCTGAAATCAGTCGG caGATTGTTTCTGCTGTTCTTGGCTCTTTTGGGTTCGCAAATATGGCAAGTGGAAATACTGGGAGTGATGCCAGG GATCATGGTTCACAAAGACAGGAAAGAACGTCTGGTGGTAGTGGCATGCCAGATTCATCCCAAGCTCAAACTGAGCTAGCCAGCATGACAAGTCAATCAGATAGAGCCCATAGTGCTTTTGGACTTCCAGCGGCGGTTTCCTTGGGGTCTATGCAGCCTCCT GTAATTCCTGATTCTTTGGCTACATTGTCCCAATATCTTAGTCATATACGGAACGAATTTGATGCCCTTG GTAGAGCTGGTGGAAATGATTCTCAGACAGCTCCCATGAGTAGGACTGGATCTAGAGATTCTAATTCTGCATCAAATTCAGGAACTGTACATGAAGGTCTTCCTACACCTGCATCTTTGGCGGAAGTGTTACTCTCTACCAGGCAAATGCTCATTGAACAAGCTGGAGAAAGTGTACAA CAACTTGCAAGGCAACTGGAGGATCAAGTAAATGTGACTGACCCCTCAGCAAGGCTGATTGCACAGACCAATGCATTGAGAACCGGAGCTTTACTGCACAACCTAGGCTCACTTTTACTTGAGCTTGGTCGTACAACCATGACACTACGCTTAGGTCAAACACCA tcTGAAGCTGTTGTTAATGCTGGCCCTGCAGTTTTCATATCCCCTTCTGGTCCAAACCCTCTCATGGTTCAG GCTCTTCCTTTTCAACCAGGAACTAGCTTTGGTGCCATCCCTGTGGGAACTGTCCAGCCTGGATCTGGTTTGGTTAATGGACTTGGGACTGGGTTTGTTCCTAGGCGTATTGACATACAAATACGAAGAG gttcatcaatggcaacaccGAATACTCGAGAGGAACATCCCCCAAACCAATCAGGTCAAAGCAACCAATCAATGGTTTCTGACAGTGAGAATCGTAGCAGTCAAACAACTTCAAGGGTCTCAGATACGCCATCTTTTGCTGGAGAATCTGGAGTGCGGGTGGTTCCTATTAGGACCATGGTTGCTGCTGTACCTGCTCCGTTGGGTCGCCTACCTTCAGAGTCTTCTGGTAATTCTGTGGGAGTATACTACCCATTACTTGGAAGATTACAGAACATAGCTCCTGGACACGTAAGTGGTGAACGGGGACCTCAAGCATCTGGTGAGCATCCATCTTCTGGTGCTCAACCTGAGCTGCTTCGTATTCCTGAATCTGCAGTGCAACATCAAAGTTCAGAAGAGTCTGCAAGAGATG GTTCATTACCGAATGCTAATTCAAGACAACAGGAGCGTCCTAATACACGCAGTGTCAATATCAGCATTCTAGCTGCTGGCAGAACTGAAAACAACCAAGACTCTGAGAGACAAAGTCCTAGTAATGTTCTTCAGTTTCTAAGGACAATTTTCCCTGGTGGTGAAATTCAGGTAGAGGAAGCGAGTTCACAAGGAACAGCTAGAGATTCTGTCCGAGGGCAAGCAGAAGCATCCAATGTTGCTCCAGCAGCTGAGACAAGTATTACTAATCAAGGGGTGTTTTTATCTAATTTGCTTCATCAGATCATGCCATACATATCTCAGCATGCGGGTTCACAACGAAGTACTCCCGAAGAAGCAACTACTTCTGCCCCG GCTGACCTCTCTAGTACCGGGAATTCACGCAGACCAAATGACACTGAACAAAATCCACCGAACTCGAAACGTCAGAAG ACGGAGTAA
- the LOC105773024 gene encoding ubiquitin-like domain-containing protein CIP73 isoform X7, whose amino-acid sequence MGSTSAHKVPSDTEMEGSEATIEIKIKTLDSQTYTLRVDKQMPVPALKEQIASVTGVLSEQQRLICRGKVLKDDQLLSAYHVEDGHTLHLVVRQPVPPSSDGSPYHSANDPASGTSRGHSNHAPSFVIETFNVPDQGDGVPPEISRQIVSAVLGSFGFANMASGNTGSDARDHGSQRQERTSGGSGMPDSSQAQTELASMTSQSDRAHSAFGLPAAVSLGSMQPPVIPDSLATLSQYLSHIRNEFDALGRAGGNDSQTAPMSRTGSRDSNSASNSGTVHEGLPTPASLAEVLLSTRQMLIEQAGESVQQLARQLEDQVNVTDPSARLIAQTNALRTGALLHNLGSLLLELGRTTMTLRLGQTPSEAVVNAGPAVFISPSGPNPLMVQALPFQPGTSFGAIPVGTVQPGSGLVNGLGTGFVPRRIDIQIRRGSSMATPNTREEHPPNQSGQSNQSMVSDSENRSSQTTSRVSDTPSFAGESGVRVVPIRTMVAAVPAPLGRLPSESSGNSVGVYYPLLGRLQNIAPGHVSGERGPQASGEHPSSGAQPELLRIPESAVQHQSSEESARDVWNFPCELTKKLKAKGGKMTMEKER is encoded by the exons ATGGGAAGCACCAGTGCTCATAAAGTCCCCAGTGATACAGAAATGGAAGGTTCTGAGGCCAcgatagaaattaaaataaaaacattggACTCTCAGACTTATACTTTGAGAGTGGATAAACAG ATGCCAGTTCCTGCACTAAAAGAACAGATTGCTTCTGTAACTGGTGTGTTGTCAGAGCAACAACGGCTAATCTGTCGTGGAAAAGTTCTAAAAGATGATCAGCTCCTTTCTGCATATC ATGTCGAGGATGGTCACACCTTGCACCTGGTGGTCAGGCAGCCAGTTCCACCATCATCTGATGGCTCACCATATCATTCAG CAAATGATCCTGCGTCAGGTACAAGTCGTGGTCATAGTAATCATGCCCCAAGTTTTGTCATAGAGACTTTTAATGTGCCTGATCAAGGGGATGGGGTTCCTCCTGAAATCAGTCGG caGATTGTTTCTGCTGTTCTTGGCTCTTTTGGGTTCGCAAATATGGCAAGTGGAAATACTGGGAGTGATGCCAGG GATCATGGTTCACAAAGACAGGAAAGAACGTCTGGTGGTAGTGGCATGCCAGATTCATCCCAAGCTCAAACTGAGCTAGCCAGCATGACAAGTCAATCAGATAGAGCCCATAGTGCTTTTGGACTTCCAGCGGCGGTTTCCTTGGGGTCTATGCAGCCTCCT GTAATTCCTGATTCTTTGGCTACATTGTCCCAATATCTTAGTCATATACGGAACGAATTTGATGCCCTTG GTAGAGCTGGTGGAAATGATTCTCAGACAGCTCCCATGAGTAGGACTGGATCTAGAGATTCTAATTCTGCATCAAATTCAGGAACTGTACATGAAGGTCTTCCTACACCTGCATCTTTGGCGGAAGTGTTACTCTCTACCAGGCAAATGCTCATTGAACAAGCTGGAGAAAGTGTACAA CAACTTGCAAGGCAACTGGAGGATCAAGTAAATGTGACTGACCCCTCAGCAAGGCTGATTGCACAGACCAATGCATTGAGAACCGGAGCTTTACTGCACAACCTAGGCTCACTTTTACTTGAGCTTGGTCGTACAACCATGACACTACGCTTAGGTCAAACACCA tcTGAAGCTGTTGTTAATGCTGGCCCTGCAGTTTTCATATCCCCTTCTGGTCCAAACCCTCTCATGGTTCAG GCTCTTCCTTTTCAACCAGGAACTAGCTTTGGTGCCATCCCTGTGGGAACTGTCCAGCCTGGATCTGGTTTGGTTAATGGACTTGGGACTGGGTTTGTTCCTAGGCGTATTGACATACAAATACGAAGAG gttcatcaatggcaacaccGAATACTCGAGAGGAACATCCCCCAAACCAATCAGGTCAAAGCAACCAATCAATGGTTTCTGACAGTGAGAATCGTAGCAGTCAAACAACTTCAAGGGTCTCAGATACGCCATCTTTTGCTGGAGAATCTGGAGTGCGGGTGGTTCCTATTAGGACCATGGTTGCTGCTGTACCTGCTCCGTTGGGTCGCCTACCTTCAGAGTCTTCTGGTAATTCTGTGGGAGTATACTACCCATTACTTGGAAGATTACAGAACATAGCTCCTGGACACGTAAGTGGTGAACGGGGACCTCAAGCATCTGGTGAGCATCCATCTTCTGGTGCTCAACCTGAGCTGCTTCGTATTCCTGAATCTGCAGTGCAACATCAAAGTTCAGAAGAGTCTGCAAGAGATG TTTGGAATTTTCCATGTGAATTGACCAAAAAGTTAAAAGCCAAAGGGGGGAAAATGACAATGGAAAAGGAAAGGTGA